In Populus alba chromosome 1, ASM523922v2, whole genome shotgun sequence, a single window of DNA contains:
- the LOC118042577 gene encoding inactive leucine-rich repeat receptor-like protein kinase CORYNE → MGKRRYSTQISNNKDTSSLLFLFILCLYYTTVQCQESSKVTPPFPSTPTHSKNGIKRILVSIFLGVLTGLTGAVVFAFVVRFLVRYMKRTPILKGPVIFSPKISPKSLQSALENGNQLLGSSSNGKYYRTVLDNGLTIAVKRFEPFEIGSPERQSKSVKRRIQQELEMLASLRHRNLMSLRAYVREPDRFSLVYDCVPTGSLEDAMNRVRENELQLGWEVRLRIAVGVIKGLRYLHFDCVPQILHYNLKPRNVILDAEFEPRLADFGLAKLTPNLDRATSGYSAPECFQNCRYTDKSDVFSFGMILGVLLTGRDPTDPFFRETASGGSLGPWLRHLQQAGEAREALDKSILGEEVEEDEMLMAVRIAAVCLSDMPADRPSSDELVPMLSQLHSF, encoded by the exons ATGGGGAAAAGAAGATACAGTACTCAAATCAGCAACAACAAAGACACATCTTCACTGCTTTTTCTGTTCATTCTTTGCTTATACTACACAACTGTACAATGCCAAGAAAGTAGTAAAGTCACACCTCCATTTCCTTCTACACCAACCCATTCCAAGAATGGAATCAAAAGAATACTTGTAAGCATCTTTTTAGGAGTCTTGACTGGATTGACAGGAGCcgttgtttttgcttttgtagTCCGTTTCCTGGTCCGGTACATGAAGAGAACTCCAATTCTCAAAGGCCCGGTTATATTTTCTCCAAAAATCTCTCCTAAAAGTCTTCAATCAGCTCTTGAAAATGGGAATCAGTTGCTAGGTTCAAGCTCCAATGGAAAGTATTACAGGACTGTACTGGACAATGGGCTAACCATTGCTGTCAAGAGGTTCGAGCCATTTGAGATTGGCTCCCCGGAGAGGCAGAGCAAGTCAGTAAAGAGAAGGATACAGCAGGAGCTGGAAATGCTAGCTAGTTTGAGACATCGGAATCTGATGAGTTTAAGGGCTTATGTTCGCGAACCAGATAGGTTCTCTTTGGTTTATGATTGTGTGCCAACTGGGAGTCTTGAAGATGCAATGAACAGAGTGAGAGAGAATGAGTTGCAGCTCGGGTGGGAAGTTCGACTTCGGATTGCCGTCGGGGTTATCAAAGGGCTTAGGTATCTTCATTTTGATTGTGTCCCTCAGATTTTGCATTATAATTTGAAGCCTAGGAATGTGATTTTGGATGCTGAGTTTGAACCGAGGTTGGCTGATTTTGGACTGGCTAAGCTTACGCCTAATCTGGATAGAGCTACATCTGGATATAGTGCTCCTGAGTGTTTCCAAAATTGCAG GTATACGGATAAAAGTGATGTTTTCAGCTTTGGGATGATATTGGGCGTTTTGTTAACTGGGAGGGACCCTACCGATCCATTCTTTAGGGAAACAGCTAGTGGGGGTAGTTTGGGTCCTTGGCTTCGGCATTTGCAGCAAGCAGGGGAGGCAAGGGAAGCGCTTGATAAGAGTATTCTCGGGGAAGAGGTTGAGGAAGATGAGATGCTCATGGCAGTGAGAATCGCTGCTGTTTGTCTATCAGATATGCCTGCAGACAGGCCTTCAAGCGATGAGCTTGTCCCCATGCTATCTCAACTGCATAGTTTTTAA
- the LOC118042567 gene encoding ADP-ribosylation factor GTPase-activating protein AGD3: MHFTKLDDSPMFRKQMQSLEEDAESLRERSLKFYKGCRKYTEGLGEAYDGDIGFASALETFGGGHNDPISLAFGGPVMTKFTIALREIGTYKEVLRSQVEHMLNDRLLQYVNIDLHEVKEARKRFDKASLLYDQAREKFLSLRKGTRSDIATLLEEELHNARAAFEQARFNLVTAISNVEAKKRFEFLEAVSGTMDAHLRYFKQGYELLHQMEPYIHQVLTYAQQSRERSNYEQAALNERMQEYKRQIDRESRWSSNGSNGSPNGDGIQAIGRSSHKMIEAVMQSAAKGKVQTIRQGYLSKRSSSLRGDWKRRFFVLDNRGMLYYYRKQCSKPSGSGGQLSGQRNSSELGSGLLGRWLSSHYHGGVHDEKSVAHHTVNLLTSTIKVDADQSDLRFCFRIISPTKNYTLQAESALDQMDWIEKITGVIASLLSSQAPERCLSASPLGSGHHRSASESSSFESTDFDPSAVDEYTSERSLAALHERALRSSQQQRASAEKPIDVLQRVCGNDKCADCGAPEPDWASLNLGVLVCIECSGVHRNLGVHISKVRSLTLDVKVWEPSVISLFQSLGNTFANSVWEELLQSRSALQAELIPSGSFKSDKPQLLFISKPNPADSISIKEKFIHAKYAEKAFVRKPRDHQNTRSVAQQIWEAVRANDKKAVYRLIVNHETDVSAVYEPASCSSSPTLAKTMLLQELANPDNGCSSYSTGNSLDRSSTISLNFPGSTEGQTLEDVDGCTLLHLACETADIGMLEILLQYGANINSTDLGGQTPLHRCILRGRAALAKMLLTRGADPRAVNGKDKTPLELAVESKFDESEVLALLSDSNG, from the exons atgcatttcacAAAGCTCGATGACTCTCCTATGTTTCGCAAGCAG ATGCAATCCCTGGAAGAAGATGCCGAATCATTGAGGGAGAGAAGTTTAAAGTTCTACAAAGGATGTAGAAAATATAC TGAAGGGCTTGGAGAGGCATATGATGGGGACATTGGTTTTGCCAGTGCTTTAGAAACTTTTGGTGGAGGACATAATGATCCTATTAGTTTGGCTTTTGGAG GCCCTGTTATGACCAAATTCACCATAGCCTTGAGAGAAATTGGGACTTACAAGGAAGTTCTCCGATCCCAg gttgAGCACATGCTGAATGACAGATTACTACAATATGTCAACATTGATTTGCATGAGGTGAAG GAAGCAAGGAAGCGTTTTGACAAGGCTAGCCTTCTTTACGACCAG GCTCGTGAGAAGTTTCTGTCACTGAGGAAAGGCACGAGGTCTGATATAGCTACTCTTTTAGAGGAG GAGCTTCATAATGCAAGGGCTGCATTTGAGCAAGCTCGCTTTAATTTA GTAACTGCTATTTCTAATGTCGAAGCAAAAAAGAGGTTTGAATTTTTGGAAGCAGTCAGTGGGACAATGGATGCCCATCTACGTTACTTCAAACAG GGCTATGAGCTTTTGCATCAAATGGAGCCATACATTCATcag GTTTTGACTTATGCTCAACAATCAAGAGAAAGGTCTAACTATGAGCAGGCAGCTCTCAATGAGAGGATGCAAGAGTACAAGAGGCAGATTGATCGTGAGAGTAGATGGTCTTCCAATGGTTCTAATGGATCTCCAAATGGAGATGGTATACAAGCCATTGGTAGAAGTTCACACAAAATGATAGAGGCTGTTATGCAATCTGCTGCAAAGGGGAAG GTTCAAACTATTAGACAAGGTTATCTGTCAAAACGATCCTCTAGCCTGAGAGGTGACTGGAAAAGAAGATTTTTTGTTCTCGATAACCGAGGAATGCTTTATTACTATCGCAAACAGTGCAGCAAACCTTCT GGTTCTGGGGGTCAACTTTCTGGTCAAAGGAATAGCTCTGAGCTTGGATCTGGATTGTTGGGTCGGTGGCTGTCTTCTCACTATCATGGTGGAGTGCATGATGAAAAGTCTGTTGCTCATCACACCGTGAACCTTCTTACATCAACAATCAAAGTTGATGCTGATCAGTCAGATCTGCGATTTTGCTTCAGGATCATTTCACCAACAAAGAACTACACTTTGCAG GCAGAGAGTGCACTGGATCAAATGGATTGGATTGAAAAGATAACTGGGGTTATTGCTTCACTACTTAGCTCTCAAGCACCTGAGAGG TGTCTCTCGGCTAGTCCCCTGGGAAGCGGTCATCATCGGTCTGCCAGTGAGAGTAGTTCATTTGAAAGTACTGATTTTGATCCTTCTGCTGTCGATGAATATACATCTGAGAGGAGCCTTGCCGCTTTACATGAACGAGCATTGAGAAGTTCACAACAGCAGCGAGCCAGTGCAGAGAAGCCGATTGATGTGTTGCAAAGAGTTTGTGGAAATGATAAGTGTGCTGATTGTGGTGCCCCTGAACCAGATTGGGCATCTTTAAATCTTGGAGTTCTTGTTTGCATTGAATGTTCTGGTGTTCACCGTAATCTTGGTGTGCATATATCAAAG GTAAGGTCACTTACACTTGATGTCAAGGTGTGGGAGCCTTCGGTCATAAGTTTGTTCCAGTCTCTCGGAAATACCTTTGCTAACTCAGTCTGGGAGGAATTATTGCAGTCAAGAAGTGCCTTGCAGGCTGAACTCATCCCCTCAGG CTCATTCAAGTCGGATAAACCGCAGCTGCTTTTTATCAGCAAACCCAATCCTGCTGACTCTATATCAATAAAGGAGAAGTTTATCCATGCAAAG TATGCGGAAAAGGCATTTGTTCGCAAGCCAAGAGACCACCAAAATACTCGATCAGTGGCACAACAAATCTGGGAAGCTGTTCGTGCTAATGACAAGAAGGCTGTATACCGGCTTATTGTTAATCACGAAACAGATGTCAGTGCTGTGTATGAGCCAGCATCTTGTAGCTCTTCCCCGACACTTGCTAAAACAATGCTATTGCAAGAGCTGGCCAACCCTGACAATGGCTGCTCTAGCTACTCAACAGGGAATTCGTTGGATAGGTCTTCCACCATCTCCTTAAACTTTCCAGGTTCAACTGAAGGCCAGACCTTGGAGGATGTAGATGGGTGTACCTTGCTTCACCTCGCTTGTGAAACTGCTGACATTGGCATGCTAGAAATTCTCTTACAGTATGGTGCGAATATAAACTCAACTGATTTGGGAGGTCAGACGCCACTCCACCGTTGTATTCTTAGAGGCAGAGCTGCGCTTGCAAAAATGCTCCTCACAAG GGGAGCAGATCCACGAGCTGTCAATGGCAAAGATAAAACCCCACTTGAGCTTGCAGTAGAGTCCAAATTTGATGAGAGTGAGGTCCTTGCTCTATTATCAGACTCAAATGGCTGA